The Phyllostomus discolor isolate MPI-MPIP mPhyDis1 chromosome 4, mPhyDis1.pri.v3, whole genome shotgun sequence genome window below encodes:
- the GTPBP2 gene encoding GTP-binding protein 2 isoform X1, translating into MDSRVSELFGGCCRPGGGPAMGGTLKARGAGGSSGCGGPKGKKKNGRNRGSKANNPPYLPPEAEDGNIEYKLKLVNPSQYRFEHLVTQMKWRLQEGRGEAVYQIGVEDNGLLVGLAEEEMRASLKTLHRMAEKVGADITVLREREVDYDSDVPRKITEVLVRKVPDNQQFLDLRVAVLGNVDSGKSTLLGVLTQGELDNGRGRARLNLFRHLHEIQSGRTSSISFEILGFNSKGEVVNYSDSRTAEEICESSSKMITFIDLAGHHKYLHTTIFGLTSYCPDCALLLVSANTGIAGTTREHLGLALALKVPFFIVVSKVDLCAKTTVERTVRQLERVLKQPGCHKVPMLVTSEDDAVTAAQQFAQSPNVTPIFTLSSVSGESLDLLKVFLNILPPLTNSKEQEELMQQLTEFQVDEIYTVPEVGTVVGGTLSSGICREGDQLVVGPTDDGCFLELRVCSIQRNRSACRVLRAGQAATLALGDFDRALLRKGMVMVSPEMNPTICSVFEAEIVLLFHATTFRRGFQVTVHVGNVRQTAVVEKIHAKDKLRTGEKAVVRFRFLKHPEYLKVGAKLLFREGVTKGIGHVTDVQAIAAGEAQANGF; encoded by the exons ATGGACTCGCGGGTATCGGAGCTGTTCGGCGGCTGCTGCCGGCCCGGAGGGGGCCCGGCCATGGGCGGAACCCTCAAGGCTAGGGGGGCCGGGGGCAGCAGCGGCTGCGGGGGCccaaaggggaagaagaagaacggaagaaacagagggagcaAAGCCAACAACCCCCCGTATCTGCCTCCCGAG gCTGAAGATGGAAACATCGAATATAAA CTGAAGCTGGTGAATCCATCCCAGTACCGCTTTGAGCACCTGGTGACACAGATGAAGTGGCGACTACAGGAGGGCCGTGGTGAGGCAGTCTACCAGATTGGGGTGGAGGACAATGGGCTGCTGGTGGGGCTGGCTGAGGAGGAGATGCGGGCTTCCCTCAAGACCTTGCACCGGATGGCAGAGAA AGTTGGAGCAGACATCACTGTTCTCCGGGAGCGAGAAGTGGATTATGATAGCGACGTGCCCCGGAAGATCACTGAGGTGCTGGTACGAAAGGTCCCTGACAACCAACAG TTTCTCGACCTTCGTGTGGCTGTCCTGGGAAATGTGGACTCGGGGAAGTCAACTCTGCTTGGAGTGCTGACCCAAGGAGAGCTGGACAATGGGCGGGGCCGGGCTCGGCTCAACCTTTTCCGCCACCTGCACGAGATTCAGTCTGGCCGAACCTCCAGCATCAGCTTCGAGATCCTGGGCTTTAACAGCAAGGGAGAG gTGGTGAATTACAGTGACTCACGGACGGCAGAAGAGATCTGTGAGAGCAGCTCCAAGATGATCACCTTCATCGACCTGGCTGGCCACCACAAGTACCTACACACCACCATCTTTGGCCTCACCTCTTACTGCCCTGACTGCGCCCTGCTCCTCGTCAGTGCTAACACGGGGATTG CTGGCACAACAAGGGAGCATCTGGGGCTAGCCCTGGCCCTGAAAGTGCCCTTCTTCATCGTGGTCAGCAAGGTGGACCTGTGTGCCAAGACCACAGTGGAGAGGACAGTACGCCAGCTAGAGCGAGTCCTCAAGCAGCCTGGCTGCCACAAAGTACCCATGTTGGTCACCTCCGAGGATGATGCCGTCACTGCTGCCCAGCAGTTTGCCCAGTCACCCAA TGTCACCCCTATCTTCACTCTGTCCAGTGTGTCTGGAGAGAGTCTGGACCTGCTCAAAGTCTTTCTGAATATCCTGCCACCGCTCACCAACAGCAAAGAGCAAGAGGAACTCATGCAGCAGCTGACCGAGTTTCAG GTGGATGAAATCTATACAGTACCAGAAGTGGGGACAGTTGTTGGAGGGACACTTTCCAG TGGGATTTGCCGCGAGGGCGACCAGCTGGTGGTGGGCCCCACAGACGATGGCTGCTTCCTGGAGCTGAGAGTATGCAGCATCCAGCGCAACCGCTCTGCCTGCCGTGTGCTGCGAGCTGGGCAGGCTGCTACGCTGGCCCTCGGGGACTTTGACCGTGCGCTCCTTCGCAAG GGCATGGTGATGGTGAGCCCCGAGATGAATCCCACCATCTGCTCAGTGTTCGAGGCAGAAATAGTCCTACTGTTCCATGCCACCACATTCCGGCGAGGCTTCCAGGTGACAGTACATGTGGGCAATGTCCGTCAAACGGCAGTGGTGGAAAAGATCCACGCCAAG GACAAGCTGCGGACAGGGGAGAAGGCAGTGGTACGTTTCCGCTTCCTGAAACACCCAGAGTACCTGAAGGTGGGCGCCAAGCTGCTGTTCCGGGAGGGTGTCACCAAGGGCATCGGCCATGTCACTGACGTGCAAGCCATTGCAGCAGGAGAAGCCCAGGCCAACGGCTTCTGA
- the GTPBP2 gene encoding GTP-binding protein 2 isoform X2 has translation MDSRVSELFGGCCRPGGGPAMGGTLKARGAGGSSGCGGPKGKKKNGRNRGSKANNPPYLPPEAEDGNIEYKLKLVNPSQYRFEHLVTQMKWRLQEGRGEAVYQIGVEDNGLLVGLAEEEMRASLKTLHRMAEKVGADITVLREREVDYDSDVPRKITEVLVRKVPDNQQFLDLRVAVLGNVDSGKSTLLGVLTQGELDNGRGRARLNLFRHLHEIQSGRTSSISFEILGFNSKGEVVNYSDSRTAEEICESSSKMITFIDLAGHHKYLHTTIFGLTSYCPDCALLLVSANTGIAGTTREHLGLALALKVPFFIVVSKVDLCAKTTVERTVRQLERVLKQPGCHKVPMLVTSEDDAVTAAQQFAQSPNVSGESLDLLKVFLNILPPLTNSKEQEELMQQLTEFQVDEIYTVPEVGTVVGGTLSSGICREGDQLVVGPTDDGCFLELRVCSIQRNRSACRVLRAGQAATLALGDFDRALLRKGMVMVSPEMNPTICSVFEAEIVLLFHATTFRRGFQVTVHVGNVRQTAVVEKIHAKDKLRTGEKAVVRFRFLKHPEYLKVGAKLLFREGVTKGIGHVTDVQAIAAGEAQANGF, from the exons ATGGACTCGCGGGTATCGGAGCTGTTCGGCGGCTGCTGCCGGCCCGGAGGGGGCCCGGCCATGGGCGGAACCCTCAAGGCTAGGGGGGCCGGGGGCAGCAGCGGCTGCGGGGGCccaaaggggaagaagaagaacggaagaaacagagggagcaAAGCCAACAACCCCCCGTATCTGCCTCCCGAG gCTGAAGATGGAAACATCGAATATAAA CTGAAGCTGGTGAATCCATCCCAGTACCGCTTTGAGCACCTGGTGACACAGATGAAGTGGCGACTACAGGAGGGCCGTGGTGAGGCAGTCTACCAGATTGGGGTGGAGGACAATGGGCTGCTGGTGGGGCTGGCTGAGGAGGAGATGCGGGCTTCCCTCAAGACCTTGCACCGGATGGCAGAGAA AGTTGGAGCAGACATCACTGTTCTCCGGGAGCGAGAAGTGGATTATGATAGCGACGTGCCCCGGAAGATCACTGAGGTGCTGGTACGAAAGGTCCCTGACAACCAACAG TTTCTCGACCTTCGTGTGGCTGTCCTGGGAAATGTGGACTCGGGGAAGTCAACTCTGCTTGGAGTGCTGACCCAAGGAGAGCTGGACAATGGGCGGGGCCGGGCTCGGCTCAACCTTTTCCGCCACCTGCACGAGATTCAGTCTGGCCGAACCTCCAGCATCAGCTTCGAGATCCTGGGCTTTAACAGCAAGGGAGAG gTGGTGAATTACAGTGACTCACGGACGGCAGAAGAGATCTGTGAGAGCAGCTCCAAGATGATCACCTTCATCGACCTGGCTGGCCACCACAAGTACCTACACACCACCATCTTTGGCCTCACCTCTTACTGCCCTGACTGCGCCCTGCTCCTCGTCAGTGCTAACACGGGGATTG CTGGCACAACAAGGGAGCATCTGGGGCTAGCCCTGGCCCTGAAAGTGCCCTTCTTCATCGTGGTCAGCAAGGTGGACCTGTGTGCCAAGACCACAGTGGAGAGGACAGTACGCCAGCTAGAGCGAGTCCTCAAGCAGCCTGGCTGCCACAAAGTACCCATGTTGGTCACCTCCGAGGATGATGCCGTCACTGCTGCCCAGCAGTTTGCCCAGTCACCCAA TGTGTCTGGAGAGAGTCTGGACCTGCTCAAAGTCTTTCTGAATATCCTGCCACCGCTCACCAACAGCAAAGAGCAAGAGGAACTCATGCAGCAGCTGACCGAGTTTCAG GTGGATGAAATCTATACAGTACCAGAAGTGGGGACAGTTGTTGGAGGGACACTTTCCAG TGGGATTTGCCGCGAGGGCGACCAGCTGGTGGTGGGCCCCACAGACGATGGCTGCTTCCTGGAGCTGAGAGTATGCAGCATCCAGCGCAACCGCTCTGCCTGCCGTGTGCTGCGAGCTGGGCAGGCTGCTACGCTGGCCCTCGGGGACTTTGACCGTGCGCTCCTTCGCAAG GGCATGGTGATGGTGAGCCCCGAGATGAATCCCACCATCTGCTCAGTGTTCGAGGCAGAAATAGTCCTACTGTTCCATGCCACCACATTCCGGCGAGGCTTCCAGGTGACAGTACATGTGGGCAATGTCCGTCAAACGGCAGTGGTGGAAAAGATCCACGCCAAG GACAAGCTGCGGACAGGGGAGAAGGCAGTGGTACGTTTCCGCTTCCTGAAACACCCAGAGTACCTGAAGGTGGGCGCCAAGCTGCTGTTCCGGGAGGGTGTCACCAAGGGCATCGGCCATGTCACTGACGTGCAAGCCATTGCAGCAGGAGAAGCCCAGGCCAACGGCTTCTGA
- the GTPBP2 gene encoding GTP-binding protein 2 isoform X3, with translation MDSTRSESLKGSPEAEDGNIEYKLKLVNPSQYRFEHLVTQMKWRLQEGRGEAVYQIGVEDNGLLVGLAEEEMRASLKTLHRMAEKVGADITVLREREVDYDSDVPRKITEVLVRKVPDNQQFLDLRVAVLGNVDSGKSTLLGVLTQGELDNGRGRARLNLFRHLHEIQSGRTSSISFEILGFNSKGEVVNYSDSRTAEEICESSSKMITFIDLAGHHKYLHTTIFGLTSYCPDCALLLVSANTGIAGTTREHLGLALALKVPFFIVVSKVDLCAKTTVERTVRQLERVLKQPGCHKVPMLVTSEDDAVTAAQQFAQSPNVTPIFTLSSVSGESLDLLKVFLNILPPLTNSKEQEELMQQLTEFQVDEIYTVPEVGTVVGGTLSSGICREGDQLVVGPTDDGCFLELRVCSIQRNRSACRVLRAGQAATLALGDFDRALLRKGMVMVSPEMNPTICSVFEAEIVLLFHATTFRRGFQVTVHVGNVRQTAVVEKIHAKDKLRTGEKAVVRFRFLKHPEYLKVGAKLLFREGVTKGIGHVTDVQAIAAGEAQANGF, from the exons ATGGACTCTACCAGATCTGAATCCCTAAAAGGTTCACCAGAG gCTGAAGATGGAAACATCGAATATAAA CTGAAGCTGGTGAATCCATCCCAGTACCGCTTTGAGCACCTGGTGACACAGATGAAGTGGCGACTACAGGAGGGCCGTGGTGAGGCAGTCTACCAGATTGGGGTGGAGGACAATGGGCTGCTGGTGGGGCTGGCTGAGGAGGAGATGCGGGCTTCCCTCAAGACCTTGCACCGGATGGCAGAGAA AGTTGGAGCAGACATCACTGTTCTCCGGGAGCGAGAAGTGGATTATGATAGCGACGTGCCCCGGAAGATCACTGAGGTGCTGGTACGAAAGGTCCCTGACAACCAACAG TTTCTCGACCTTCGTGTGGCTGTCCTGGGAAATGTGGACTCGGGGAAGTCAACTCTGCTTGGAGTGCTGACCCAAGGAGAGCTGGACAATGGGCGGGGCCGGGCTCGGCTCAACCTTTTCCGCCACCTGCACGAGATTCAGTCTGGCCGAACCTCCAGCATCAGCTTCGAGATCCTGGGCTTTAACAGCAAGGGAGAG gTGGTGAATTACAGTGACTCACGGACGGCAGAAGAGATCTGTGAGAGCAGCTCCAAGATGATCACCTTCATCGACCTGGCTGGCCACCACAAGTACCTACACACCACCATCTTTGGCCTCACCTCTTACTGCCCTGACTGCGCCCTGCTCCTCGTCAGTGCTAACACGGGGATTG CTGGCACAACAAGGGAGCATCTGGGGCTAGCCCTGGCCCTGAAAGTGCCCTTCTTCATCGTGGTCAGCAAGGTGGACCTGTGTGCCAAGACCACAGTGGAGAGGACAGTACGCCAGCTAGAGCGAGTCCTCAAGCAGCCTGGCTGCCACAAAGTACCCATGTTGGTCACCTCCGAGGATGATGCCGTCACTGCTGCCCAGCAGTTTGCCCAGTCACCCAA TGTCACCCCTATCTTCACTCTGTCCAGTGTGTCTGGAGAGAGTCTGGACCTGCTCAAAGTCTTTCTGAATATCCTGCCACCGCTCACCAACAGCAAAGAGCAAGAGGAACTCATGCAGCAGCTGACCGAGTTTCAG GTGGATGAAATCTATACAGTACCAGAAGTGGGGACAGTTGTTGGAGGGACACTTTCCAG TGGGATTTGCCGCGAGGGCGACCAGCTGGTGGTGGGCCCCACAGACGATGGCTGCTTCCTGGAGCTGAGAGTATGCAGCATCCAGCGCAACCGCTCTGCCTGCCGTGTGCTGCGAGCTGGGCAGGCTGCTACGCTGGCCCTCGGGGACTTTGACCGTGCGCTCCTTCGCAAG GGCATGGTGATGGTGAGCCCCGAGATGAATCCCACCATCTGCTCAGTGTTCGAGGCAGAAATAGTCCTACTGTTCCATGCCACCACATTCCGGCGAGGCTTCCAGGTGACAGTACATGTGGGCAATGTCCGTCAAACGGCAGTGGTGGAAAAGATCCACGCCAAG GACAAGCTGCGGACAGGGGAGAAGGCAGTGGTACGTTTCCGCTTCCTGAAACACCCAGAGTACCTGAAGGTGGGCGCCAAGCTGCTGTTCCGGGAGGGTGTCACCAAGGGCATCGGCCATGTCACTGACGTGCAAGCCATTGCAGCAGGAGAAGCCCAGGCCAACGGCTTCTGA